One genomic region from Streptomyces sp. NBC_01304 encodes:
- a CDS encoding ATP-grasp domain-containing protein, with amino-acid sequence MRLYLLALNPTDSVTEGFLPAAARLGLDVTLLTDQPGLHQRAYRDLDCARSVEILECDVRDFRAVITRIATHHRADAVFTNSDHLQTQAALAADYFGLPGKDWRAALRAKDKAHMRRHLAAEGVDTVWSTELPAGRSPASLAELPVPYPCVVKPREGVASEDVVLVDDLEDLQLQCKQIQARRPEAALVVEEYLPGELYTLETLGDHDRRHVLGGFHTEISAPPIFIEERLTFVPAHPEPITVQVLAQLDALGVGFGACHTEFVVHEGRARIIEVNYRAIGDQCDLLLAQLLDIPLFDHILRTHLGEPLPERLDARTDGRARLDYPCAERAGTLTEAPGACDLTVDGVQLTYRPLRTVGERHEVHRTNRDYLGVLRATGTDQPTVDRVVADFLAAQRWEITS; translated from the coding sequence ATGCGGCTGTACCTGCTCGCACTCAACCCCACCGACTCGGTGACCGAAGGCTTCCTGCCCGCCGCCGCGCGGCTCGGCCTCGACGTCACCCTGCTCACCGACCAACCCGGCCTGCACCAACGGGCGTACCGGGATCTCGACTGTGCGAGAAGCGTCGAGATCCTGGAGTGCGACGTCCGCGACTTCCGCGCGGTCATCACCCGGATCGCCACGCACCACCGCGCCGACGCCGTCTTCACCAACAGCGACCATCTGCAGACCCAGGCCGCCCTGGCCGCCGACTACTTCGGCCTGCCCGGCAAGGACTGGCGCGCCGCGCTGCGCGCCAAGGACAAGGCCCACATGCGCCGCCACCTCGCCGCCGAGGGCGTCGACACGGTCTGGTCGACCGAACTGCCCGCCGGCCGCTCCCCTGCCTCGCTCGCCGAACTCCCCGTGCCCTACCCGTGCGTGGTCAAGCCCCGCGAGGGCGTGGCCAGCGAGGACGTCGTCCTGGTCGACGACCTCGAGGACCTGCAGCTGCAGTGCAAGCAGATCCAGGCGCGGCGCCCCGAGGCCGCCCTCGTCGTCGAGGAGTACCTGCCCGGCGAGCTGTACACGCTGGAGACGCTCGGCGACCACGACCGGCGCCACGTCCTCGGCGGCTTCCACACCGAGATCTCCGCTCCCCCGATCTTCATCGAGGAGCGTCTGACGTTCGTCCCCGCGCACCCCGAGCCGATCACCGTGCAGGTCCTGGCCCAACTCGACGCCCTGGGCGTCGGCTTCGGCGCCTGCCACACCGAGTTCGTGGTGCACGAGGGCCGCGCCCGCATCATCGAGGTCAACTACCGGGCCATCGGCGACCAGTGCGACCTGCTGCTCGCGCAGCTCCTGGACATCCCGCTGTTCGACCACATCCTGCGTACGCATCTGGGCGAGCCGCTGCCCGAGCGGCTCGACGCGCGCACCGACGGCCGGGCCCGCCTGGACTACCCCTGCGCCGAGCGCGCCGGCACCCTCACCGAGGCACCGGGGGCGTGCGATCTGACCGTGGACGGCGTGCAGTTGACCTATCGGCCGCTGCGTACGGTCGGTGAACGGCACGAGGTGCACCGCACCAACCGGGACTACCTGGGCGTGTTGCGGGCCACCGGCACCGACCAGCCGACGGTGGACCGGGTCGTGGCGGACTTCCTCGCCGCCCAGCGCTGGGAGATCACCTCATGA
- a CDS encoding ABC transporter substrate-binding protein yields the protein MSTRTTPRGLRRLGTALAALAIGATALTGCGGDKADDTGGKENAGATAGAFPRTIKHAMGETEITAQPKKVVVLDTGELDSVTMLGIKPVGAVSPHFKTAGGFPEYLGDKVKGAKDVGPLLEPNLELIASLKPDLILSSKVRHEKVYDKLKGIAPTVFTETTGGPWKENLKVHAKALGLEKQADDRLKAYEGRAKALGEAIKKKYDGKMPTASVVRFVAGPTRLYQKSAYSGVVLDDIGLARPKSQSSTDPEVTMLDVSPEQIDKAEADLVFVTLADEPSKTKQKDVTSNPVWKSLKAVKNDKVYTVPDETWMSGIGVQAAEHMLEDVAKATGVELPQQ from the coding sequence ATGTCCACCAGAACCACCCCGCGCGGCCTGCGCCGCCTCGGCACCGCTCTCGCCGCCCTCGCCATCGGCGCCACCGCGCTGACCGGCTGCGGCGGCGACAAGGCCGACGACACCGGCGGCAAGGAGAACGCCGGCGCGACCGCCGGCGCCTTCCCGCGGACGATCAAGCACGCCATGGGCGAGACGGAGATCACCGCACAGCCCAAGAAGGTCGTCGTCCTTGACACCGGCGAGCTGGACTCGGTGACGATGCTCGGCATCAAGCCGGTCGGCGCGGTCTCCCCCCACTTCAAGACCGCCGGCGGCTTCCCCGAATACCTCGGCGACAAGGTCAAGGGCGCCAAGGACGTCGGCCCGCTGCTCGAGCCGAACCTGGAGCTGATCGCCTCCCTCAAGCCCGACCTGATCCTGTCCTCCAAGGTCCGCCACGAGAAGGTCTACGACAAGCTCAAGGGCATCGCCCCCACCGTCTTCACCGAGACCACCGGCGGGCCGTGGAAGGAGAACCTCAAGGTCCACGCCAAGGCGCTGGGCCTGGAGAAGCAGGCCGACGACAGGCTGAAGGCGTACGAGGGCCGGGCCAAGGCCCTGGGTGAGGCCATCAAGAAGAAGTACGACGGCAAGATGCCGACCGCCTCCGTGGTCCGCTTCGTCGCCGGCCCCACCCGCCTCTACCAGAAGTCCGCCTACAGCGGCGTCGTGCTCGACGACATCGGCCTCGCGCGCCCGAAGTCGCAGTCCTCGACCGACCCCGAGGTCACGATGCTCGACGTCAGCCCCGAGCAGATCGACAAGGCCGAGGCCGACCTGGTCTTCGTGACGCTGGCCGACGAGCCGTCCAAGACCAAGCAGAAGGACGTCACGTCCAACCCGGTCTGGAAGTCCCTGAAGGCCGTCAAGAACGACAAGGTCTACACCGTCCCGGACGAGACGTGGATGTCCGGCATCGGCGTCCAGGCCGCCGAGCACATGCTCGAGGACGTCGCCAAGGCCACCGGCGTCGAGCTGCCCCAGCAGTAG